A stretch of Myroides oncorhynchi DNA encodes these proteins:
- a CDS encoding enoyl-CoA hydratase/isomerase family protein: MSQDLNTPFITEIITEKVATLSFYSPASNSFPSTQLARLTEMIDTLSKNTTITTIILKSEGTGAYCAGASFDELLSIKDTTTGQAFFSGFANVINAMRKSPKIFIGRIHGKAVGGGVGLAAACDYCFATSNAAIKLSELAIGIGPFVIEPAVSRKIGKTAFTNMSLNAHEWKTANWAQIHGLYDEVYDTVDRMDLEISTFAAKISAYNPEALYEMKKIFWEGTNHWSELLLDRAKISGKLVLSEFTVNALNQFKNKK; this comes from the coding sequence ATGAGCCAAGACCTAAACACACCTTTTATAACAGAAATAATTACTGAAAAAGTAGCTACATTGTCATTTTATAGTCCCGCAAGCAACTCTTTTCCAAGTACTCAACTAGCGAGATTAACAGAAATGATTGATACCTTAAGTAAAAATACTACTATAACTACCATCATTCTAAAAAGTGAAGGAACTGGTGCTTACTGTGCTGGTGCTTCTTTCGATGAATTACTTTCTATAAAAGATACTACTACCGGACAAGCTTTTTTCTCTGGTTTTGCTAATGTAATCAATGCCATGCGCAAAAGCCCTAAAATATTTATTGGTCGCATCCATGGTAAAGCTGTAGGAGGGGGAGTCGGATTAGCTGCAGCATGTGACTATTGCTTCGCAACATCAAATGCTGCAATAAAGTTATCAGAGCTTGCTATAGGCATAGGACCTTTTGTAATCGAACCAGCAGTTTCTCGAAAAATAGGGAAGACTGCCTTTACTAATATGTCCTTAAATGCTCATGAATGGAAGACTGCCAACTGGGCACAGATACACGGGCTTTATGATGAAGTATATGATACTGTAGACCGTATGGATCTAGAGATAAGTACTTTCGCTGCTAAGATTAGTGCTTATAATCCAGAAGCATTGTATGAAATGAAAAAAATATTCTGGGAAGGTACTAATCATTGGTCAGAGCTACTACTAGACCGTGCTAAAATATCAGGTAAATTAGTATTATCCGAATTTACAGTCAATGCTTTAAATCAATTCAAAAACAAAAAATAG
- a CDS encoding lectin-like domain-containing protein, producing MSERMLHILLVVVSVVLGVFSPVYAQFNIQESFSHRSVNSKVKLGDNALLTAANGTDSYGNGWLRLTSDAMKQKGYAIIDESFPSNRGVLIDFEYKTWRKKNGKINTGGDGISVFLFDAKYNAKTFKLGSYGGALGYGSGSGTNGVTGGYIAVGFDEFGNFVGLANNKPKGTDFSQNISIRGKIFNDVYSSASYLKHTTMPLRTTIDNFYTSPTRPDDFNYYRRAQIEMKPYNIEDPYRKNPDGTPFIHRFYTIKVRYQISLKGEMQEVLSYTYNELPYENLKIGFAASTGDAVNIHEIRNLNVTTPEGLVINKTVDLLEAKKGDKLTYTIEMSNHSSDLYKDFLLSDYLESIKDFFRVEEVSFDNLGNTKNTLTPPKEVTSMFMAKNIVNWKVSLDTHSSSRVIIRGTVIGYPGKGVLSNEASLNVTNLRLPYVDPTKLSAIAETKIIGKPHEATTIRVDHAVICEGDEAVLTAKEPVLGGLLKVDSYRWFRDGNLFKITEPNKILEGGKVIEELLPTNQIAVTEPGVYTVVYVFNGVSSDESNKVKVTTLPTPKLVLKNPTDSFTYNLNVGEAMVLPLVVIVNSTDKVQWYDHKGKEISDRTQPIIFNTPGVYNYTVVGANKNECSDVKTVQINVFDDSLCPPTYQREWATDYTAWYSALTGGVSNKGNAIDGRPDTYSTITVAVGLLGLGTTWQNLYFAEEQEPGTPVTIKLGKEYSGLVALGGLTVAGLDARGKVIGSLQGVDGGLVDLLSADNVVEYTFVPSNKKGPQKYLGVQVVLGSTLGVAQNAKVYGAYVNKAVDNPSCAPVLPNINPNVLDVLHGVEDIGLGVASATASVSHPWNAVDDNPDSYAVISRGVAVANMASLTVVFKQTAMPGDELHITAENKNPGILSLELVKGFKIQRYLGDKKVGDPLTESNGALRLRLLGIGGRDRYRIIVAPSKEPFDRVKISYGSVVGVLGDFTHIYNVDLVPTVDVGMQLEVDEYGYELEQVLQLCAGEPLRIKPQNNHCTTYEVYTSEKGGNRLPSLGDMFTVDLSKQYKVGEEFTVYVQANRNGCKIGTKTPIKIKINEMPSIVKVVTMDIKGKESIIGKEIRIKGGQQLQLLPTVIGEIQLYEWEYLFDSEREWKSLPFMTVDNPVVEVRKTIVERDAKGNVVFDKQGNLVIKQQGGVFITKVSTGIATVNFPKNAIVNGENWNQKKGKIRLTITNLAGCSTSQIYDLSFLKGYRDGIFSNPMLPSKKIE from the coding sequence ATGAGTGAAAGAATGTTACATATTTTATTAGTTGTTGTCAGTGTTGTACTTGGTGTATTCTCACCTGTATATGCCCAGTTTAATATACAAGAAAGTTTTAGTCATAGATCTGTAAACAGTAAAGTAAAATTAGGAGACAATGCATTGTTAACAGCTGCTAATGGAACTGATTCTTATGGAAACGGCTGGCTTAGATTAACATCAGATGCGATGAAGCAAAAGGGGTATGCTATTATAGACGAGAGTTTTCCTTCTAATAGAGGAGTTTTGATAGATTTTGAGTATAAAACTTGGCGTAAAAAGAATGGTAAAATTAACACGGGAGGAGATGGTATATCAGTGTTTCTATTTGATGCAAAGTATAATGCAAAAACCTTTAAGCTGGGTAGTTATGGAGGAGCTTTAGGTTATGGATCAGGAAGTGGTACTAATGGAGTTACAGGTGGATATATAGCTGTTGGTTTTGATGAGTTTGGAAATTTTGTTGGATTAGCAAACAACAAACCTAAGGGAACAGATTTCTCTCAGAATATTTCGATCAGAGGAAAGATATTTAATGATGTTTACTCTTCTGCGTCATATTTGAAGCATACTACAATGCCTTTAAGAACAACTATAGATAATTTTTATACAAGTCCAACGAGACCAGATGACTTTAATTATTATAGAAGAGCACAGATTGAGATGAAACCTTATAATATTGAAGATCCGTATAGAAAGAATCCAGATGGAACACCTTTTATACATAGATTTTATACTATAAAAGTTCGTTACCAAATCTCACTAAAGGGAGAAATGCAAGAGGTATTAAGTTATACTTATAATGAACTTCCTTATGAAAATTTAAAAATTGGTTTTGCGGCATCTACTGGAGATGCTGTAAATATACACGAAATCAGAAACTTAAATGTAACGACTCCTGAAGGATTAGTAATAAATAAAACAGTTGATCTATTAGAAGCCAAAAAAGGGGATAAGCTGACCTATACGATAGAGATGTCTAATCACTCTTCGGATCTATATAAAGACTTTTTGTTAAGTGATTATCTCGAGTCTATTAAGGATTTTTTCAGAGTAGAGGAAGTGTCATTTGATAATCTTGGAAATACAAAGAATACGCTGACACCACCGAAAGAGGTTACAAGTATGTTTATGGCAAAGAATATTGTCAATTGGAAAGTGTCTTTAGATACACATTCATCTTCGAGAGTAATTATTAGAGGAACAGTAATAGGTTATCCAGGGAAGGGAGTTTTATCAAATGAAGCTTCTTTAAATGTAACCAACCTTAGGTTGCCTTATGTAGATCCTACTAAATTAAGTGCTATCGCTGAGACCAAGATTATTGGTAAACCACATGAAGCTACTACAATAAGAGTAGATCACGCTGTGATATGTGAAGGTGATGAAGCAGTCTTGACGGCGAAAGAACCTGTTTTGGGAGGCTTGTTAAAAGTTGATTCATACCGATGGTTTAGGGATGGTAATTTATTTAAAATCACAGAACCTAATAAAATACTAGAGGGCGGCAAGGTAATAGAAGAACTTTTGCCTACGAATCAGATAGCTGTGACAGAACCTGGAGTATATACTGTAGTATATGTCTTTAACGGGGTGAGTTCTGATGAATCAAACAAAGTGAAAGTAACTACGCTGCCAACACCTAAGTTAGTACTGAAGAACCCTACTGATTCTTTTACTTATAATCTAAATGTAGGGGAAGCGATGGTATTGCCGTTAGTGGTAATCGTTAATTCGACAGATAAGGTACAGTGGTATGATCATAAAGGTAAGGAGATAAGCGATAGAACACAACCTATCATTTTTAATACTCCTGGTGTATATAATTACACTGTAGTAGGAGCAAATAAGAATGAGTGCTCAGATGTAAAAACAGTACAAATTAATGTATTTGACGATAGTTTATGCCCACCTACTTATCAACGCGAATGGGCGACAGACTATACGGCATGGTATTCTGCATTGACTGGAGGTGTTTCTAATAAAGGAAATGCAATAGATGGACGACCTGATACCTATTCTACGATTACAGTAGCAGTTGGATTATTAGGATTGGGAACTACATGGCAGAATTTATACTTCGCTGAAGAACAAGAACCAGGAACACCTGTAACGATTAAGTTAGGTAAAGAATACAGTGGTTTAGTAGCTTTAGGAGGATTAACGGTAGCAGGATTAGATGCACGAGGAAAGGTAATAGGTTCCTTACAAGGTGTAGATGGAGGTTTGGTAGATTTATTATCAGCAGATAATGTAGTTGAATACACTTTTGTTCCTTCTAATAAAAAAGGGCCACAGAAGTACTTAGGGGTACAAGTAGTCTTAGGATCTACATTAGGAGTGGCTCAGAATGCTAAGGTTTATGGTGCTTATGTGAATAAAGCTGTTGATAACCCAAGTTGCGCACCAGTACTGCCTAATATCAATCCGAATGTATTAGATGTGTTACACGGAGTAGAAGATATAGGGTTAGGGGTAGCAAGTGCTACAGCATCTGTTAGTCATCCGTGGAATGCAGTAGATGATAATCCTGATAGCTATGCGGTGATAAGCAGGGGAGTTGCAGTAGCTAATATGGCGAGCCTGACTGTAGTCTTTAAGCAGACTGCTATGCCAGGTGATGAGTTACATATTACAGCAGAAAATAAGAACCCTGGTATACTGAGTTTAGAGTTAGTCAAAGGATTTAAGATCCAGCGTTACCTAGGAGATAAGAAAGTAGGTGATCCGTTGACAGAATCTAATGGAGCCTTGCGCTTAAGATTATTGGGAATAGGAGGTAGAGATAGATATCGTATTATAGTTGCTCCTTCTAAAGAACCTTTTGATAGAGTCAAAATTTCATATGGATCAGTAGTAGGTGTATTAGGTGACTTTACACATATCTATAATGTGGATTTAGTGCCAACAGTGGATGTAGGAATGCAATTAGAGGTAGATGAATATGGGTACGAGTTAGAACAAGTACTTCAATTATGTGCTGGTGAACCGCTTCGAATAAAACCACAAAATAATCACTGTACGACTTATGAAGTATATACAAGTGAAAAAGGAGGAAATAGATTGCCGTCATTAGGTGATATGTTTACTGTAGACCTTTCAAAACAATATAAAGTAGGTGAAGAGTTTACAGTATATGTACAAGCTAATAGAAATGGATGTAAGATAGGAACAAAAACACCAATTAAGATAAAGATTAATGAGATGCCTTCTATTGTAAAAGTTGTAACGATGGATATAAAAGGAAAGGAAAGCATCATTGGTAAAGAGATAAGGATTAAAGGAGGGCAACAATTGCAATTGTTGCCAACTGTCATAGGTGAGATACAATTATATGAATGGGAGTATCTGTTTGATTCAGAGAGAGAGTGGAAGAGCTTGCCATTTATGACTGTTGATAACCCAGTGGTTGAAGTTCGAAAAACCATTGTGGAGCGTGATGCAAAAGGAAATGTTGTATTTGATAAACAAGGCAACCTAGTTATCAAACAGCAAGGTGGGGTATTCATTACCAAAGTAAGTACAGGTATTGCCACAGTAAACTTCCCAAAGAACGCAATAGTAAATGGAGAGAATTGGAATCAGAAGAAAGGTAAAATCAGATTGACGATAACAAACCTTGCAGGCTGTAGTACCTCTCAGATATATGATTTGTCCTTCTTAAAAGGATATAGAGATGGAATATTCTCTAACCCAATGTTACCAAGTAAAAAGATAGAATAA
- a CDS encoding gliding motility-associated C-terminal domain-containing protein: MKMNIYTRLLMLIGLLPTISYGQAVNKGIFYIKPGSVVSVYYPLENKGEGVFENNGELYLHDNLINNGKIFDYKGNSPQGRTYLVGNKLQLIEGATITNFNSLILNNPSKYKAFDIKAPLSIAGNVEFLDGIAKVDSVKGAFTFLNHSKVVHVGDHSHIEGEVEKEGNEEFTYPKGDKGYYRQASISAPLRTKDIYVGRYSLDDHKFFKIRPNAAGIVDKVNTKEYWVIEHSKSTSSNVILTLSWDERTTPKEIYAKAKENLHILRWDAKEQLWVDEGGIVDVENKTVTTPASLDSYGFFTLGTVKTDKMLKGDVVIYNLVSANGDGQNDFFRIDNIERFPNNKVEIFNRWGVKVYETANYDTHGNVFKGYSEGRITINKREQLPTGTYYYIVSYEYNDKSGSRMIKKTGYLHLETN; encoded by the coding sequence ATGAAGATGAATATATATACTAGATTACTAATGCTTATCGGATTACTACCAACTATATCTTATGGTCAGGCAGTTAATAAAGGTATATTTTATATCAAACCAGGTTCTGTAGTCTCAGTGTATTATCCGTTAGAGAATAAAGGAGAAGGGGTATTTGAGAACAATGGAGAACTCTATCTTCATGATAATCTTATTAATAACGGAAAGATATTTGATTATAAAGGAAATAGTCCTCAAGGTAGAACTTATCTTGTTGGTAATAAACTTCAACTGATTGAAGGAGCGACTATAACTAACTTTAATTCTCTGATTTTAAATAATCCGTCTAAGTATAAGGCATTTGATATTAAAGCACCTTTGAGTATTGCTGGAAATGTTGAGTTTTTAGATGGAATAGCAAAAGTGGATTCTGTCAAAGGTGCATTTACATTTCTTAATCACTCTAAAGTTGTTCATGTAGGAGATCACAGTCATATAGAAGGTGAAGTAGAGAAAGAAGGAAATGAGGAGTTTACTTATCCTAAGGGAGATAAAGGATATTATAGACAAGCGAGTATATCTGCTCCATTACGTACTAAGGATATCTATGTAGGAAGATATAGTTTAGATGATCATAAATTCTTTAAGATTAGGCCTAATGCTGCTGGTATAGTAGATAAAGTGAATACTAAAGAGTATTGGGTAATCGAACATTCTAAATCAACATCGAGTAATGTTATTTTGACATTGAGTTGGGATGAACGCACCACACCTAAAGAGATATATGCTAAGGCAAAAGAGAATCTACATATCCTAAGATGGGATGCTAAAGAACAACTTTGGGTAGATGAAGGCGGTATTGTAGATGTAGAAAATAAGACAGTTACTACTCCAGCTTCATTAGATAGCTATGGATTCTTTACGCTTGGAACAGTTAAGACTGATAAGATGCTTAAAGGAGATGTTGTGATTTATAATCTAGTCAGCGCAAATGGTGATGGACAGAATGATTTTTTCAGAATAGATAATATAGAACGCTTCCCTAATAATAAGGTTGAGATTTTTAATAGATGGGGGGTAAAGGTATATGAAACTGCGAATTATGATACGCATGGTAATGTATTCAAAGGGTATTCAGAAGGACGTATTACAATTAATAAAAGAGAGCAATTACCTACTGGTACATATTACTACATTGTATCATATGAGTATAATGATAAATCAGGCAGTCGCATGATTAAGAAAACAGGTTATTTACACCTAGAAACAAATTAA
- a CDS encoding GNAT family N-acetyltransferase, with product MMEEKKLFFEVMSHDEALEIAYNWKYEGELSFYNMTSDEDDLKTFLDDNARGQNTFSVRTQREEDMIAYFYYYLVDNYTAEIILAISPKHLHKGYGKEIIMYAEEALSERKAVRKIAVAVAAFNKSCIDFYEGLGFINVGKFKNQTNGGTHTFLKMEKTIGTTIPFS from the coding sequence ATGATGGAAGAGAAAAAACTGTTTTTTGAAGTTATGAGCCATGATGAGGCGCTTGAGATTGCCTATAACTGGAAATATGAAGGGGAATTAAGTTTTTATAATATGACTTCGGATGAAGACGATCTAAAAACTTTTTTGGATGATAATGCACGTGGGCAAAATACCTTTAGTGTAAGGACTCAACGAGAAGAAGATATGATAGCGTATTTTTACTACTATTTAGTAGATAATTATACTGCGGAAATAATTCTAGCCATTAGCCCTAAACACCTTCATAAGGGATATGGCAAAGAAATTATTATGTATGCTGAAGAGGCTCTCTCAGAGCGTAAGGCTGTAAGAAAAATAGCTGTTGCAGTAGCCGCTTTTAATAAGTCGTGTATTGATTTTTATGAAGGACTAGGCTTTATAAATGTAGGTAAGTTCAAAAACCAAACTAATGGTGGTACACATACTTTTTTAAAAATGGAAAAAACAATAGGAACAACTATTCCATTTTCTTAA
- a CDS encoding MDR family MFS transporter, with protein sequence MKKIAQIYIDSYKGLSTASWMLAIVMLINRSGSMVLPFLGVYMTKELHFSQEETGYVLACFGVGSIIGTTLGGWITDKIGNYKVQYLSLLGSIPVFIMLPHFTSVISLALMMLLQSAVSEMFRPANSVAITMYAKPENITRAFSLNRMAVNLGFSIGPAMGGILAAVSYALLFYVNATAAFLAAIVFIYFFKGRKTNKELLLEQNDLEELNEVKDVSNKSPYKDKMFLIYSFFCTLYAIAFLQLLSTLPIFYEKAVGLDEIQIGLILGYSGLLIFLTEMLLVYVAEKYFTIRQTIVYGVMISALGYGMLAFDHGYIAIYISMTILCVSEMLAMPFTSTVTAMRAGSKNKGAYMGVNGLTFAIGFIISPILGTKVATHLGYDILWLGTAILVVIAAIGLNYSVKKME encoded by the coding sequence ATGAAGAAAATAGCTCAAATCTACATCGACTCTTACAAAGGTTTATCTACAGCATCATGGATGCTAGCAATTGTAATGTTAATTAATAGGTCTGGGTCTATGGTATTACCTTTCTTAGGGGTGTATATGACAAAAGAGCTTCATTTTAGCCAAGAAGAAACGGGTTATGTATTAGCTTGCTTTGGAGTTGGATCTATTATTGGTACAACATTAGGTGGATGGATAACAGATAAAATAGGAAACTATAAAGTACAATATTTAAGTCTTCTAGGTAGTATCCCTGTTTTTATCATGTTGCCACACTTCACTTCTGTGATAAGTTTAGCTTTAATGATGTTATTACAGAGTGCAGTAAGTGAAATGTTTAGACCAGCAAACTCTGTAGCCATAACGATGTATGCAAAACCAGAGAATATCACACGTGCATTTTCTCTTAATAGAATGGCTGTAAATCTTGGATTCTCAATAGGACCAGCGATGGGAGGAATACTTGCAGCTGTATCTTATGCTTTATTATTCTACGTAAATGCTACAGCAGCTTTCTTAGCAGCTATAGTGTTCATATACTTCTTTAAAGGTAGAAAAACGAATAAAGAACTTTTACTAGAACAGAATGACCTAGAAGAGTTAAACGAAGTAAAAGATGTTTCTAATAAATCTCCTTATAAGGATAAGATGTTTCTTATATACAGTTTCTTTTGTACTCTATATGCAATTGCTTTTTTACAGTTATTAAGTACACTTCCTATCTTCTATGAAAAAGCTGTTGGTCTTGATGAAATTCAGATTGGTCTAATCTTAGGTTATAGTGGACTGTTGATTTTCTTAACCGAGATGTTACTAGTATATGTAGCTGAGAAATACTTCACTATAAGACAAACTATCGTATATGGTGTAATGATTAGCGCACTAGGTTACGGTATGTTAGCCTTTGACCATGGGTATATTGCCATATACATTTCTATGACCATTCTATGTGTTTCTGAGATGTTAGCAATGCCTTTTACCTCAACAGTAACCGCTATGCGAGCTGGAAGCAAAAACAAAGGAGCTTATATGGGGGTAAATGGACTTACATTTGCCATTGGATTTATTATATCTCCTATTTTAGGAACAAAAGTTGCGACGCACTTAGGTTATGATATTCTTTGGTTAGGAACAGCTATATTAGTTGTTATAGCAGCAATAGGACTTAACTACTCAGTTAAGAAAATGGAATAG
- a CDS encoding thymidine kinase yields MFLENPVNHKEQFGWIEVICGSMFSGKTEELIRRLKRAKFAKQKVEIFKPAIDTRYHDEFVVSHDSNEIRSTPVPSAAHIRLLADGCDVVGIDEAQFFDDEIVSVCNDLANSGIRVIVAGLDMDFKGNPFGPMPSLMATAEYVTKVHAICTRTGNLANYSFRKAASEDIVMLGETQEYEPLSRAAYYNAVRGIEIKKAEIQNTIPPEQIE; encoded by the coding sequence ATGTTTCTCGAAAATCCCGTTAATCACAAAGAACAATTTGGTTGGATCGAAGTAATCTGTGGTTCTATGTTCTCTGGCAAGACAGAAGAACTAATTCGCAGACTTAAAAGAGCCAAATTTGCTAAACAAAAAGTCGAAATTTTTAAACCGGCTATTGATACAAGATATCACGATGAATTCGTTGTATCTCATGACTCTAATGAAATAAGGTCTACACCTGTCCCTTCTGCAGCCCATATCAGACTACTAGCTGATGGCTGTGATGTCGTAGGTATAGATGAAGCTCAATTCTTTGATGATGAGATTGTAAGTGTTTGTAATGATCTTGCTAATTCTGGAATCAGAGTAATAGTTGCTGGATTAGACATGGACTTCAAGGGAAATCCTTTTGGCCCAATGCCTTCTTTAATGGCAACTGCAGAATATGTAACTAAAGTACATGCTATATGTACGCGCACTGGAAATTTAGCTAACTACAGTTTTAGAAAAGCAGCAAGTGAGGATATTGTTATGCTAGGAGAGACTCAAGAATATGAACCCTTAAGTAGAGCTGCATATTATAATGCTGTACGAGGAATAGAAATAAAAAAAGCTGAAATACAGAATACAATACCACCAGAACAAATAGAATAG
- the rsmI gene encoding 16S rRNA (cytidine(1402)-2'-O)-methyltransferase, producing the protein MGKLYLVPTPIGNLEDMTYRAIKVLQEVDYILAEDTRNSGKLLKHFEITTPMFSHHMHNEHKTVEGLVKRMQAGETFALISDAGTPAISDPGFLLTRACVEQGVDVECLPGATAFVPALVNSGLPNDKFVFEGFLPDKKGKQTRYLILAEETRTMILYVSPHKLVKTLVEFKEYFGEDRQVSVSRELSKLHEETVRGTVTEVHAHFEAKPPKGEIVVIVAGKSK; encoded by the coding sequence ATGGGGAAACTTTATTTGGTACCTACGCCAATTGGAAATCTTGAAGATATGACTTATCGTGCAATCAAAGTATTGCAAGAGGTAGATTATATTTTAGCAGAAGATACACGTAATAGTGGTAAATTATTAAAACACTTTGAAATAACTACTCCAATGTTTAGTCATCACATGCATAATGAGCATAAGACAGTAGAGGGATTAGTTAAGAGAATGCAGGCTGGAGAAACCTTTGCACTTATCTCAGATGCTGGAACACCTGCGATTTCAGATCCTGGATTTTTATTGACACGTGCATGCGTAGAACAGGGAGTAGATGTTGAATGTCTACCTGGCGCAACAGCATTTGTACCAGCTTTAGTGAATAGCGGTTTGCCTAATGATAAGTTTGTTTTTGAGGGCTTTTTACCTGATAAGAAAGGAAAACAAACGAGATACTTAATACTTGCAGAAGAGACAAGAACAATGATTCTATATGTCTCTCCACATAAATTAGTTAAGACACTCGTAGAGTTTAAAGAATATTTCGGTGAAGATAGACAGGTTTCTGTATCAAGAGAGTTGTCAAAATTACATGAAGAAACAGTGAGAGGAACAGTAACAGAGGTACATGCCCATTTCGAAGCAAAGCCACCTAAAGGGGAGATTGTAGTGATTGTAGCAGGAAAAAGTAAATAG
- a CDS encoding OsmC family protein encodes MSHKVTTSWIENMQFESTNPSGGTIRIDAGPENGGDNMGLRPKALMLSALAGCSGLDIAHLIKKMRLEVSDFKIETEGVLTDTDPATYHTVIVDYHFTGANLEEDKLKRAVDLSIEKYCGVMDMFREFSEVKTNIYYHKE; translated from the coding sequence ATGTCACATAAAGTAACTACAAGTTGGATAGAAAATATGCAGTTCGAATCTACTAATCCTAGTGGAGGAACGATTAGAATAGATGCAGGACCTGAGAATGGAGGAGATAATATGGGACTTAGACCAAAAGCTCTTATGTTATCAGCACTTGCAGGATGTTCTGGACTAGATATTGCGCATTTAATAAAAAAGATGAGATTAGAAGTTTCTGATTTTAAAATAGAAACGGAAGGGGTGCTTACAGATACTGATCCAGCTACTTATCATACTGTTATAGTAGATTACCACTTTACAGGTGCTAACTTAGAGGAAGATAAATTAAAGAGAGCTGTTGATTTATCTATTGAGAAGTATTGTGGAGTAATGGATATGTTTAGAGAATTTTCGGAAGTTAAAACTAATATTTATTATCATAAAGAGTAA